Part of the Falco cherrug isolate bFalChe1 chromosome 1, bFalChe1.pri, whole genome shotgun sequence genome, CACCTTGCTCCAGGGTCACCCTGTGTTCTGTCGGCCCCTGCCTGGCATCGTCCTcacccagctggtggctggggaTGGTGCCCTGGCCGTCAGCCTCTTCCTTCTGTGCAGTACACATAGGGGACAGGTcagggccagccccagcctctgccagctgcGTGGGGTGCTGCAGCCAAGCCCGGGTCCTGGAATGCCACCAGGCCCTCTCCTCACCTTTATCTGCGTCTGGTTCCTCCGTGTGGAAAATGAGTAGACATATTTGAAAACATAGAAGCCATGCTTGGcattgcagcctttcagcagTATCTGGTGGGGAAGAAAGTAACCAAATCCcacaattttcttcttaaatgtgATGGCAGATTTCCTTGCTGtgcctggcactgcagcagggtCCCACCAGCACTCACTGCCTTGTGGCTGTCAGTGTGGGCAGGAACCTGGGCAGGACGTGTGTGCTCGTCTCCTGGGCTCCGGGGTTTGGTTTTCCCTTGGGTTCATTTTCTACCTTTGCTGGCTTTCAGGAGCTGTGGGgtttcagctgggtttttttgcaaggtAGCTTATGGCTTGAATAAACACCCTGGTTGATGGTCCCATCAGACATAAGTGATGGGACTGATGATAACCAAAGTGCTGGAAGGACAGCAGATGGCTTCCAGTAAGCAAAATCAAGCATTTTCTTCCATCTACTCATCTGAATGTTGCTACTGATGCATTTTACACTGatacactttgaaaaaaaactcCATAGAAGCTGGACCTGGGACTTTTATAACCTCACCTGTTGGTACATAAAGAATTCTTGCtccggggctgggcaggggcagaggagcagctggtggggggaAGCCTTTCTCTCCCCTGAGCAGGTCCcacctttcccctcccctgctcTTTGTAAGGGCTGCTCAGATGTGAGGGGGCTGCTGATCTCTTTTTCCATGGCTCACTGGGGCTGCCCTCCCCAAGTGGCTTTTTCTCCCTGTGGCCCTGGCGCAGGGCACCCTGTGGGGTCTGGATAGGGCAGGGGGGGGACATACCCGGTGCTGTCCCACACAGTTCCCAGCAGTTCTTCCAGGCAGTGGCGGCGGCACCTGCggacaacaaaacaaaatgagagCTGAGCAGCCCAGCGCTGCCCTGGCATGCAGGTGGCTGCCAATGCCAATGCCAATGCCTACCGCCAGCCATGTGCCCCATGGTGGGCACACCACAGCGTCCAGGGAAGGGTGGAAAAACTGTTGATaagccaaaaaaatcccagcactACCCAGAGTGCCGGCTTAACGTCAGCCATTAGGAAAAGTCAAAAGCCCATTTAAAGGGTCTGAAAAGTATTGCAAATTCCACTACAGCATGCTTGCATTGCATGCTGCTTCCACTAGGATATTGTTTGTTTGCAAATACTTTTACGGGATTCTGCTGCAGAGTACTTTTATTGCAGAGCAGTTTTAATACAGAGCGCCACTGCTCACACTGCAATGCTCCAACTCATGGCTGGGATCTGACTGAGATGGGAGCCTGGAGCTGGTTACCTGCTGGGGATTCCCAGTGTTTACTGGGCAACTGAGCAGTAATGCCTGTGCCCTCACAGGCATTTCTGTACATGCTTGCAAGCATCCAGCTTCCCCTGATTATCCTGGCAGTTTTGGGGATGTATTGGCCAGTGCATCCCTCAGAGATGTGGGACCTGGAGGTGAGAGCATCCTGTGAGCCCTACCAGGCCAGTTCAGAGTATTCCTTATGTGCCAGAGTGGGAGACAGCCCCATGGAGGGAACCCTGCTCCGATCTCAGCAAAATCAGCCACTGAAGTGCCCCAAGCCCAGCTGAAAGAGGCAGAAATGTGCCCCAGAGTATTGAATATTCCCAGGTTATTCCATTGTTTATGAAAAACGTCAAAGGCCAGATTACATCCCCGGTTTTGCAGCAGGGTATTAACTGGCTGTCTTCTGTGCCCCTATCTGAAAAGGAAATCTGTGCTGATTTATTGCCTCTCCCCACCGTGCTGCCCTGCGACAGACCCAGTTGTACAAGCTTGACTTGAGGGCTAAAGGACACACAGCTGGGCCCTGTGTCAGGGCTTCCCACATCAGGGAAGATATGATTTCCCTCCTCTTTACTCTGCCAGAAAAGCAAGCCTTCACTAGGAGCAGATTTTCACCCTAGCTATGTATTTATTATGTTGGACAACAGTTATGCAGGACAAAAGTGGCTGCTATTACATTTATCTTAGTTTACTCTTTGTTTCAGTTATATCTGTCCAAATTCTGCATTAGGAGAGCTGGAATATAATTGCAGGTGCCCCTCCGACCCCTGTTACCCTCATGGGTCAGGTGAGCATCGTCCCCATGCCTCCCTTCCTGAGGCTCCACTCAGGTTATTCCCAGGCCAAAGGCTCTGGGCAGATCCCAGATCCACAGAAATCAAGGCAAAGAGTTACAGCAAGCCAGACCGGCCCTAGCACAGTGCCCAAACTGCTAAATTAAAGGGACTTGCTCAGGCACCTCAGTGGTGATGTATATTTTTCCTGCTGGGTTCACCTCTGCACCTCAacagccctccccaccccaagcTCCAGAGATGCTACATGCAAGTACAACTCgtgttttcctgctgctgaaagcGTGCCAGTGTGCACTGGGTGTATACCCTGCGCTTCTGGTGGCACGCTGGGAAGCTGGGGAGAGCCATACTCACAGGTGTCGAGAAGGCCAAGCTGAGCAGACACAGGCACATGAGGGCTGTTTGCATCTTGGACAGTTCCTGCTAGCAGAAAGTGAAGTGCCACTGGAGTTCGTCTTCCTGGGACTTGCGGTCCCTAACAGTCCCTGTCAGCAGCAACACAAAAGCTCCTGCTGTCCCAAAGCCCCCATGGCAGTGGGGCTATCCAGCAACCCTGGCTTTCCCCAGCCTTTGAGGTGGCCCTTGGCATCACTCTGCCTTTCTGCACTCCTTGCAGCAAAGGCGATGCTCTCACCGTGAGCATATGGCAGCAAGGTAAGGACACATACCCAGCCAGCAGCATTCCAACACCAGGTATTAAAGCTTCTTAACTCTGTCAAAGCAGCTTATTTGCAGTAAATGACCACCAAAACCGCTGCAGGCTAAGCCATGCAGTTGTAAGCCCGAACTGAGGAACGCACATGCTGTTTTCAATAGCACTGCTAAATGGCAGGAGACAATAGCTCTGTTGGCTAACAGTTCTCATCTCACCCATCCACTCTGGCTTGGGCTCGCAGGTCCAGCCTGGAGACTATATTCAGCCATGCAAGCGTTGGTACAGAAAACATTGGAGGGAAATTCATGCACGAGGAGCAGCAGTACAAAGCAACACAGGCTCCAGAGAGCCCGACGCAGAGACGTGCGCAGCCAAGGCTCAGGCCGTCACCCCGTCCCCACCGCAGCTTGCCCAGTGTGAAAGCAGGAGATGCCCTGCTcagggagagcagagccagagggctgggaagAGATAGGACAGGCAAACTAAGTAAGAGGGTTACCTGTCGCTGTCGGAAGCAGGTCCCAGCAGCAGACCGTGGAGGCTGTGCCCACTTTGCTGAAATTTAAAGTTGGCCCCAGGCGCGTGGAGCCAAtcagctcctgcccagggaCATTTgtcagggctggcagcacccgcAGATAACCAGGGGGAGTAATTTCCagctaaaaatgtgtttgtggtGGAAGTCAGCTATCAAATGTTCCACCTGGCTGGATAAACAGAAAGCATGGTTTATAAATATCTGTTCTGAAGGCGAAATTGCTCGATGATTAGCGCAGATCTTAAGGTGGCACACATCCAGCCCAGTTATTGATAagagggggtgcagggggtcaCGCGTGCTCACCGTGACCAACATGGGAAAGTcggcagggctgcagagagggAAGGGCAATACACTGAGCCCAGCCTGGTCAtggccaccaccagcaccatAGGGCAGCACTGGCCAAGCTGAGAGCTGCTGCCACACCGTAACTTCTGGCACTTGCTTTGTGGGTTTCAACCTCAGCCCTCACCGAACAAGTGCAAAATACAAGTGtagtaaaaaaagagagaaaaaaaccagagtTTTTTCATGCACTGCTTGCACAGGTCCCTTCGAGCCCACTTTTGCTGCGGGAAGGTGCTACGAGGATGTGCATGACGTACATactctcctcctgccctcttCTAGCTTTGGTGGTATTGCTGGTCACCTATGCACCACatggccggggctggggggtcccccTCCTGCGGCCAGCCTGGCTCAGCCACTCACTGTGGTGATAGTGACAAATGCTCCCATTCCACCCACCACCCCGTCCCGACCCAAACCCTGGGAGCAGGCACGACCATGCCTTAACACCAGAAATGCTTAAACCATCAGGAGCCAGTCTCAGGTGGGAACAAATCTCGGAGCCAGGAGGAAACTtgccctttcccccttcccagggTGCCAGAGCCAGATGCTGCCTGTGGGTCTCAGAGCAGCCAGCTGGTGCACCCTGGTTCAgggaggcagagccctggccGGGTGCCTGGGGGGGCTGACGCACATGGGACTGGGCTGCACACCCTGTGGGAGCAAGACCCAGCCCCTGGCAGTGCCAGGGCCCTTTGTCTGTACTGGTTCCCTGACGTCTTTGGGCACCCCCTGGGGATACAGATGATGGGGCTCTTGTGTCCTCCCTGCTGGTCACGAGCACGTGCCAGCGCCACCACAGGGATTTGGCCCTGGGGTGCccaccctgcaggcagcacccccTACCACCCCATCAGCTGCAGCTCGACTTTGGCACACAGAGGTGGTTTTGTACAGCGGCCGGAAGCTTCCTGCTGCGAgaatagaaatttattttgcagttggACCTATATCAGGAGCTGAACACGGGTTTCCTTTCCAGGAATGTGAGGACAGCACAGTACCTACTGTAACCCATGCGTGAGGAACATCACTTTGCATAAATGGGGGCACCTTCCCAGAACTCAGCAGGATTTGgtccttccccatccctggtgCTGACCCCCAATTGCCCAGGGCCATGCTCCCGTGGGGACGTGACTCTGGGCATGGATCCTGAGGACTGCAAGCCAGGCATTCCCATCTCTGGTGCAGAAGGTGAGTTGGCATGCTGCTGTCACTGTGACAGCCCTACCTTGCCCTGGAAATAAGGCCATGTGGCTGGGAGAGATGTGGACCATTTGGGGCTGCAGCATTGGTGTCTGAAAAATGTCTGAGGTGCCCAGCCTCAGTGGGACCCATATTCCTGGTGCAGggatgcagaagaaaagctgtcatTACAAGGGTGTACATCTGCAGCTAGCGatgcatggaaagaaaaatcaatgccTCTAtaattattactgttttctggTGCGTGGTCAGGCCACGGGAAACATGCTACTGAGGAGTGGAAGATGTGGTAAAGTTATTGTCACCCACATATTGCAAATTCACGTCAACTCTAACGTCAAATTAGCAGTGACCCTAAAAATGCCCTTCCATTTTTCAGGGGACTCTACAGGGGCTTTCCTAGTTAGCTTTTCTGTTCCTCCCTCCTTTTGTGTGCATCTGAGCTGGAATAAAGAAATGTAACCCTGAGTAGCACGAGCACCTGTAGCCCCTCAGCCCACCAAGCACCATGCTGCCCTGCTGATCCCAGCACATTCAGTAGCAAACCTTTCATCACCAGCGAGCTCAGTTCGgttgctttatttcatttcactttgtGAGATACAAAAAAGAAGCCTGGGACAGAGCTGGTGCGCCCTGCAAGCCATCTGGTGTCTCCTCTGGtatgcaggggctgcagggagccttTGGATGCATGTTCCTGAGTGGGATGGGGCAGATGGGGGGCACCACAGGGGCTGTCCCGCTGGCCGCTCACTGGCTGTAGTAGTAATCCTGCCCGTACACATCATAGCCATGCCCCTTGTAGTAGCCGTACTCGTCCTCGTAGGCCCGGTAGCTGTCCCCACGGGTGTACTCATCCTGCTCTCCATAGATGCTGTCAGTGGTGCCTTCGTCCCCCCGGCCATGGCCCCCGGCTGTCACATCATACTCCCACTGCTCCCCAGCTGTGGTGGCATCTGTGGGTCCCCCATCTCCCGTGGTCGTTGCCTGGGACAGCCTCTCTTCATCAGTGGTGCTGGCAATGGTGGTGGCTTcggtttcttcctcttcttcctcctcttcctcctcttcttcttcttcctcctcctcctcctcagccacACCAGTGCCCTCCTCAACCACTGCAGTGCCATTGCCAGGAGATCCATCTGCCCCCTCCGTGGTGTTAGTGCTTGTGCCATTAACACCATTCTCGTACTCagcttcttcttcttcctcctcctcctcctcattctCGTCactgtcttcattttcagagtCACCCCCCTTACCGGCAGCACTGTCCCTGCCCCCCTTCAGAGGCCCTTGGCAGCCCTTGCCCTGGCAGGGGGAAAATAACACAGCATTAGCTCGGTGTTAGGGGGTGGCAGCTTTTCAGTGATGTGGCATGGGGAAGGTGTGTGCACAGCCGAGCATCCCCCCAGCACCTTGCATGGCAAGGATGCCTTTTTGGGGTGCCCCTTCAGACCCTCCCACTGGGCTAATGACCAGAGCTTTGCCCAGCTGGGGGCACCTTGCACAGCAGAACTTCAAACAGAAATGGGACGCAGAGCATGCCATGGGTGCAAGCAACCATGCAGTGAGCATACatgccctccctcctccatgGCTGCTCCCCTCCAACCCCCCAAACCACACCTGCTGGGGGGATGTGAtgtctcctcccagcccaccctggctgcccccaggggctgctccagTGGGGTGGCCAGCTGCC contains:
- the IBSP gene encoding bone sialoprotein 2 isoform X3, whose amino-acid sequence is MRTALVFACLVGMACAFSVKSWLRRAKSDDSEENAVFKNRQRYYLYRYAYVHPPQRWYQGSDSSEEEGDGSEDEEEGGGKGCQGPLKGGRDSAAGKGGDSENEDSDENEEEEEEEEEAEYENGVNGTSTNTTEGADGSPGNGTAVVEEGTGVAEEEEEEEEEEEEEEEEEEETEATTIASTTDEERLSQATTTGDGGPTDATTAGEQWEYDVTAGGHGRGDEGTTDSIYGEQDEYTRGDSYRAYEDEYGYYKGHGYDVYGQDYYYSQ
- the IBSP gene encoding bone sialoprotein 2 isoform X1, which encodes MRTALVFACLVGMACAFSVKSWLRRAKSDDSEENAVFKNRQRYYLYRYAYVHPPQRWYQGSDSSEEEGDGSEDEEEGGEASHAGTEAAGHPTGAAPGGSQGGLGGDITSPQQGKGCQGPLKGGRDSAAGKGGDSENEDSDENEEEEEEEEEAEYENGVNGTSTNTTEGADGSPGNGTAVVEEGTGVAEEEEEEEEEEEEEEEEEEETEATTIASTTDEERLSQATTTGDGGPTDATTAGEQWEYDVTAGGHGRGDEGTTDSIYGEQDEYTRGDSYRAYEDEYGYYKGHGYDVYGQDYYYSQ
- the IBSP gene encoding bone sialoprotein 2 isoform X2 → MRTALVFACLVGMACAFSVFKNRQRYYLYRYAYVHPPQRWYQGSDSSEEEGDGSEDEEEGGEASHAGTEAAGHPTGAAPGGSQGGLGGDITSPQQGKGCQGPLKGGRDSAAGKGGDSENEDSDENEEEEEEEEEAEYENGVNGTSTNTTEGADGSPGNGTAVVEEGTGVAEEEEEEEEEEEEEEEEEEETEATTIASTTDEERLSQATTTGDGGPTDATTAGEQWEYDVTAGGHGRGDEGTTDSIYGEQDEYTRGDSYRAYEDEYGYYKGHGYDVYGQDYYYSQ